From the Candidatus Nanopelagicales bacterium genome, one window contains:
- a CDS encoding glycosyltransferase has product MLKARSQRRVLVTTCDLPWPANTGKRMRSRLLCEVAAEFGAVDVLALTEIDPAHPSGAVPAEWGTVDVTVMPPQVRSMATGVVRVATHWWPGVIAIRDWSAELAFLQAHAGQYDLVIFGSLVHAEALGEGSTDHVVVDMDDIESAKITANLAVRGQQPMPAHRLWQLRVDRRLWRRLERRFVTSAATALVASELDRRRLAKTRSYVVPNYYPDVHPIEPLPRNASIALVGNFAYPPNRDAAQMAVSEVLPLVRREVPDVRLRIVGRAAQTLPDQLLTAVGVDLVGEVDSIATELSHCAVSLVPVRYGGGTRIKIIESFALGVPVVSTSVGCEGLAAAPGIDLLVADDPAGLAQECCHVLADHQLASKLAASGRELFEREFSYAHAKASLRVALDQAIGG; this is encoded by the coding sequence ATGCTGAAAGCAAGATCACAACGCCGCGTGCTCGTGACGACGTGTGATCTTCCTTGGCCAGCGAACACCGGCAAGCGAATGCGATCACGACTGCTTTGCGAGGTTGCCGCCGAGTTCGGTGCCGTGGACGTGCTCGCACTCACCGAGATCGATCCGGCCCATCCCTCCGGTGCTGTGCCCGCTGAGTGGGGCACGGTCGATGTCACGGTGATGCCTCCGCAGGTGCGGTCGATGGCAACCGGGGTCGTGCGCGTGGCTACCCATTGGTGGCCCGGAGTCATCGCGATTCGGGACTGGTCGGCAGAGTTGGCATTCCTCCAGGCGCACGCGGGACAGTACGACCTGGTCATCTTTGGATCACTGGTCCACGCCGAGGCATTGGGGGAGGGTTCGACTGACCACGTCGTGGTCGACATGGACGACATCGAATCCGCGAAGATCACCGCAAACTTGGCCGTTCGTGGGCAGCAGCCCATGCCTGCGCACCGGCTCTGGCAACTGCGCGTCGATCGCAGGTTGTGGCGCCGGTTGGAACGTCGGTTCGTCACCTCCGCCGCGACGGCGTTGGTGGCCAGCGAGCTAGACCGGCGGCGGCTGGCCAAAACCAGGTCGTACGTCGTTCCCAACTACTACCCCGACGTTCATCCGATTGAGCCGTTGCCCCGGAACGCGTCGATCGCACTGGTCGGGAACTTCGCCTACCCGCCCAACCGAGATGCGGCGCAGATGGCGGTCAGCGAGGTGCTGCCGCTCGTGCGTCGCGAGGTCCCCGATGTGCGCCTGCGCATCGTCGGTCGGGCAGCGCAGACTCTGCCCGATCAGTTGCTCACGGCGGTGGGTGTGGACCTTGTGGGCGAGGTTGATTCAATCGCGACCGAACTGTCGCACTGCGCGGTTTCGCTGGTACCGGTCCGTTACGGCGGGGGCACTCGAATCAAAATCATCGAATCGTTTGCGCTTGGGGTGCCGGTCGTGTCGACCAGTGTGGGTTGCGAAGGCCTCGCAGCCGCACCCGGGATTGACCTGCTTGTCGCTGACGACCCGGCCGGTCTCGCACAGGAGTGTTGTCACGTCTTGGCTGATCACCAGCTGGCTTCCAAGCTGGCCGCTTCAGGCCGCGAACTGTTCGAGCGGGAGTTCTCCTACGCACACGCCAAGGCCAGCCTGCGAGTTGCCCTCGACCAAGCCATCGGCGGCTGA
- a CDS encoding CoA-acylating methylmalonate-semialdehyde dehydrogenase, with protein MTARISHWINGSVWAGTADRHGEVFDPATGEVSATVDFATVDVVDQAVAAASAAAQDWGNTSLTKRTQVMFAFRELLNERKEEVAALITAEHGKVLSDALGEVTRGLEVVEFACGIPHLLKGGYSEGVSSGVDVYSMRQPLGVVGIISPFNFPAMVPMWFFPIAIAAGNAVILKPSEKDPSPANFLAQLWTEAGLPDGVFNVVHGDKEAVDRILEHEDIKSVSFVGSTAIAKYVYETGTAAGKRIQALGGAKNHMVVLPDADLDLAADAAVNAGFGSAGERCMAISVLVAVGDVADELVRRICDRMATLRTGDGRRDSDMGPLVSAVHRDKVAGYVDAGVAAGATLVVDGREVAPDGAAGGFWLGPTLFDHVTTDMSIYHDEIFGPVLSVVRVDTYEDALKLVNDHPYGNGTAIFTNDGGAARRYQNEVQVGMIGINVPIPVPMAYFSFGGWKSSLFGDTHAHGTEGVHFFTRGKVVTSRWLDPSHGGINLGFPTNG; from the coding sequence ATGACTGCTCGAATTTCGCACTGGATCAACGGCTCTGTCTGGGCCGGCACCGCCGATCGCCACGGGGAAGTGTTCGACCCGGCAACCGGTGAGGTCAGCGCCACCGTCGACTTTGCCACGGTTGACGTCGTTGATCAGGCGGTGGCCGCAGCGTCTGCAGCAGCGCAGGATTGGGGCAACACCTCGCTGACCAAGCGCACACAGGTGATGTTTGCATTCCGGGAATTGCTCAACGAGCGCAAGGAAGAGGTCGCCGCGCTCATCACAGCAGAGCACGGCAAGGTCCTCTCCGACGCGCTCGGCGAAGTCACTCGTGGACTTGAGGTCGTCGAGTTCGCTTGCGGGATTCCGCACCTGCTCAAGGGTGGGTACAGCGAGGGAGTCTCCTCGGGAGTGGACGTCTACTCAATGCGCCAGCCACTCGGAGTGGTCGGCATAATCTCGCCATTCAACTTCCCGGCGATGGTTCCCATGTGGTTCTTCCCAATCGCGATTGCCGCTGGCAACGCGGTCATCCTCAAGCCCAGCGAGAAGGACCCTTCCCCGGCGAACTTCCTAGCCCAGTTGTGGACCGAGGCGGGATTGCCTGACGGTGTGTTCAACGTCGTTCATGGCGACAAGGAAGCCGTCGATCGGATTTTGGAGCATGAGGACATCAAGTCCGTGTCCTTCGTCGGTTCAACCGCGATCGCCAAGTATGTCTATGAGACGGGAACCGCGGCGGGTAAGCGCATCCAAGCACTTGGCGGCGCGAAGAACCACATGGTCGTGCTGCCCGACGCCGACCTCGATCTGGCCGCCGACGCAGCAGTGAACGCTGGCTTCGGGTCAGCGGGCGAACGCTGCATGGCGATCTCGGTACTCGTGGCCGTGGGTGACGTAGCGGACGAGTTGGTCAGACGGATCTGCGACCGGATGGCGACCCTGCGAACCGGCGACGGCCGACGTGACTCCGACATGGGCCCGTTGGTTTCTGCGGTTCATCGAGACAAGGTTGCTGGATACGTCGATGCGGGCGTCGCCGCAGGGGCGACGCTGGTGGTCGATGGCCGCGAGGTTGCACCCGATGGTGCCGCCGGTGGTTTCTGGCTCGGACCCACGCTTTTCGACCACGTCACCACCGACATGTCGATCTACCACGATGAAATCTTCGGACCGGTGTTATCGGTCGTCCGCGTCGACACGTACGAGGATGCACTGAAACTGGTCAATGATCATCCATATGGCAACGGCACCGCGATCTTCACCAACGATGGTGGGGCCGCCCGCAGGTACCAGAACGAGGTCCAAGTCGGAATGATCGGCATCAATGTGCCCATCCCCGTCCCGATGGCGTACTTCTCCTTCGGTGGGTGGAAGTCGTCACTGTTTGGCGACACCCACGCCCACGGAACCGAGGGAGTTCACTTCTTCACCCGCGGCAAGGTCGTGACGTCGCGTTGGCTCGACCCGAGTCACGGCGGAATCAATCTTGGCTTCCCGACAAACGGGTAG
- a CDS encoding glycoside hydrolase family 16 protein, protein MHKWGWPLAVAIAAILGAIVTWIAVSPRVASVPVPAGEWDQVFEDSFDGPEVIGPSGGQWGAYSGQPGGNQWGLWKPANVSIGGGQMTLKTTREGSNWVTGGAGNRTVQMFGRWEVRMRMPNSPSVKFVVQLWPEGTWPPEIDFAEGGGKSKVTDGFSAYMHWGTPADQKTGSKLQTVNRLTGIDMNDWHDVGVMWRPGSLQYTIDGRVWATVNGPNVPAENMWLAIQTEGVVPAKASDPQPPNMEVDNVKIWKWKPAAGATPSK, encoded by the coding sequence GTGCACAAATGGGGATGGCCGCTGGCCGTGGCGATTGCTGCGATCCTCGGCGCCATCGTCACGTGGATTGCAGTCAGTCCCCGAGTGGCCAGCGTCCCAGTTCCGGCGGGGGAATGGGATCAGGTCTTTGAGGACTCTTTTGACGGGCCGGAAGTCATAGGACCGAGCGGCGGGCAGTGGGGTGCGTACTCGGGCCAACCCGGCGGCAACCAGTGGGGTTTGTGGAAGCCCGCGAACGTCTCGATCGGTGGCGGACAGATGACCCTCAAGACCACTCGAGAGGGTTCAAACTGGGTCACCGGCGGAGCCGGAAACCGGACGGTGCAGATGTTCGGCCGGTGGGAAGTACGGATGCGGATGCCGAATTCGCCATCCGTCAAATTCGTGGTCCAGCTCTGGCCTGAGGGCACCTGGCCGCCGGAGATCGACTTTGCCGAGGGTGGCGGGAAGAGCAAGGTCACCGATGGCTTCAGTGCTTACATGCACTGGGGCACCCCGGCGGACCAGAAGACCGGCAGCAAGTTGCAGACCGTGAATCGCCTCACCGGCATCGATATGAACGATTGGCACGACGTTGGAGTGATGTGGCGGCCGGGGTCGCTGCAGTACACCATCGATGGCCGAGTCTGGGCCACGGTCAACGGGCCGAATGTACCGGCCGAGAACATGTGGCTGGCAATCCAGACTGAGGGCGTTGTCCCGGCGAAAGCCAGTGATCCCCAGCCCCCGAATATGGAGGTCGACAACGTCAAGATTTGGAAGTGGAAACCAGCGGCAGGCGCAACACCGAGCAAGTGA
- a CDS encoding SRPBCC family protein, translating to MADKTNGEIVITASPQKVMDVIADLVVYPEWADGVEKIEVEATFEDGRPKLARLFFSSGPIKDEFVLLYDWHGTDSVDWELTEGKVINQEQGTYTLADNGDGSVTVTYDLEVGINMPLPGFVKRKAAKQMVKVALDGLKKRVESL from the coding sequence ATGGCCGACAAGACCAACGGCGAGATCGTCATCACTGCCAGTCCGCAGAAGGTGATGGATGTCATCGCGGATCTCGTCGTCTACCCGGAATGGGCCGACGGTGTGGAGAAGATTGAGGTTGAGGCAACATTCGAAGACGGCCGACCCAAGCTGGCTCGACTGTTCTTCTCGTCTGGACCGATCAAAGACGAATTCGTCCTGCTCTACGACTGGCACGGCACTGATTCCGTGGACTGGGAATTGACCGAAGGCAAGGTCATCAACCAAGAACAAGGCACGTACACGCTCGCGGACAACGGCGATGGCAGTGTGACCGTGACATATGACCTGGAGGTCGGCATCAATATGCCGCTACCGGGCTTCGTCAAGCGAAAGGCCGCCAAGCAAATGGTCAAGGTCGCCCTTGATGGTTTGAAGAAGCGCGTCGAGAGTCTCTAG
- a CDS encoding antibiotic biosynthesis monooxygenase gives MAIVKINAIEVPAGAGSELEARFAARLGSVENSPGFIRFELLRPTAGEDRYFVYTQWESEDAYQAWAGGPAREAHASNKQRPVATGASLLEFDLVSSAGKP, from the coding sequence ATGGCTATCGTGAAGATCAACGCAATCGAGGTGCCCGCGGGCGCCGGTTCCGAACTTGAAGCCCGATTCGCAGCTCGCCTGGGCAGTGTGGAGAACTCCCCCGGATTCATTCGATTCGAGTTGCTGCGCCCGACGGCCGGCGAGGACCGCTACTTCGTCTATACCCAGTGGGAATCTGAGGATGCCTATCAGGCCTGGGCCGGCGGCCCAGCGCGGGAGGCTCACGCAAGCAATAAGCAACGACCGGTCGCAACCGGGGCCAGCCTGCTGGAATTCGACCTAGTCAGTTCTGCCGGAAAGCCATGA
- a CDS encoding J domain-containing protein, protein MSRRELWDQVDGDLYAILGVVPTATAEEIALAWRTAAKRSHPDLGGSIPDFQRIEIAYQVLSNPLERNRYDRVFAATAASPRQGAPGSAPPGHRANGPGSARAPGFSGSSWAPRSSQSPFASGNSVPDPYALPDTSWSTWQILLAVLAGIVGLVVLVLVFFASAGAVFVAIALVTLGIGSVLRRSRSRDGF, encoded by the coding sequence GTGAGCCGTAGGGAATTGTGGGATCAGGTCGACGGTGACCTGTACGCGATTCTCGGCGTAGTGCCGACGGCCACCGCAGAAGAGATTGCCCTCGCCTGGCGAACTGCCGCGAAACGCAGCCACCCCGACCTCGGCGGTTCGATCCCTGACTTCCAGCGCATCGAGATCGCCTACCAGGTGCTCTCCAACCCGCTCGAACGCAACAGGTATGACCGCGTGTTTGCCGCGACTGCGGCCTCGCCGAGGCAGGGTGCACCCGGTTCTGCTCCACCTGGTCACCGGGCAAACGGCCCTGGTAGTGCTCGCGCCCCCGGGTTCAGCGGGAGCTCCTGGGCCCCTCGCTCTAGCCAAAGCCCGTTTGCAAGCGGCAACTCTGTCCCCGATCCCTACGCGCTGCCGGACACCAGTTGGAGTACCTGGCAGATTCTGCTCGCGGTGCTAGCCGGGATTGTCGGGCTCGTCGTGCTCGTGCTCGTTTTCTTTGCCTCTGCCGGAGCGGTGTTTGTGGCTATCGCCCTTGTCACCTTGGGTATCGGATCCGTACTGCGCCGAAGCCGCAGTCGAGATGGCTTCTAG
- a CDS encoding SDR family NAD(P)-dependent oxidoreductase, with translation MTVAGSFTSVGFAARSKTQHWGPLTDMTGVRVVITGPTSGLGRATAERLASLNADLVLVGRSADRTEATAHDLARRGDGHVQVVIADMSELGEVATASAAVRKAGPVDVLIHNAGALLADYTTTSDGFEVTYACHVLGPFRMTHDLLPSFRQSGRSRVLTMTSGGMYSERLDAQKVQMAADDYDGVVAYARAKRAQVVLTEQWARRYPGVAVFHAVHPGWADTPGVASSLPRFHSIVGPLLRTPEQGSDTICWLTNAAEAEAINGKLWLDRRVRQTSKVPWTITGQAQAEALWDRVSRDTGTGTPTS, from the coding sequence GTGACGGTCGCCGGGAGCTTCACGAGCGTGGGATTCGCTGCTCGGAGTAAGACCCAGCACTGGGGCCCACTGACAGACATGACCGGAGTCCGCGTGGTCATCACTGGCCCGACCTCCGGACTCGGTCGCGCAACAGCTGAGCGCTTGGCGTCGCTGAACGCAGACTTGGTGCTCGTGGGACGCAGTGCCGATCGGACTGAAGCGACCGCCCATGACCTTGCTCGGCGCGGTGATGGACACGTCCAGGTGGTCATCGCAGACATGTCCGAACTCGGTGAAGTGGCAACCGCATCAGCAGCCGTTCGAAAAGCAGGGCCAGTTGATGTCTTGATCCATAACGCGGGAGCCCTGCTGGCTGACTACACAACCACCTCTGACGGCTTCGAGGTGACGTACGCGTGCCACGTCCTCGGTCCGTTCCGGATGACCCACGACTTGTTGCCCTCGTTTCGGCAATCGGGTCGCTCTCGGGTGCTGACGATGACCTCCGGCGGCATGTACTCAGAACGGCTCGACGCTCAGAAGGTACAGATGGCCGCTGACGACTACGACGGAGTCGTTGCCTATGCCCGAGCAAAGCGAGCACAGGTGGTGCTCACCGAGCAATGGGCCCGAAGGTATCCGGGGGTTGCCGTCTTCCACGCTGTGCACCCGGGTTGGGCGGACACCCCCGGCGTGGCCTCGTCACTTCCCCGCTTCCACTCCATCGTTGGTCCGCTGCTGCGAACCCCCGAACAGGGTTCGGACACGATCTGCTGGCTGACCAACGCTGCGGAGGCCGAGGCGATCAACGGAAAACTCTGGCTTGACCGAAGGGTCCGCCAGACCAGCAAGGTCCCGTGGACAATCACAGGTCAGGCCCAAGCGGAGGCACTGTGGGATCGCGTGAGCCGCGACACCGGTACCGGGACTCCCACTAGCTGA
- a CDS encoding SRPBCC family protein, with protein sequence MAHFRTTVESAASPSAAHALVADFSNIADWDPGVVSAERLDSGQLGVGSRFRVVTAFGPRRIPLEYEVLEWDFDHRAVLEARTRDFRSYDVISTAPTPLGSAVTYDALLELNGLRKVLDPALNVTFQLVGRRAEAGMRRALRAAAAR encoded by the coding sequence ATGGCGCACTTTCGGACGACCGTTGAATCAGCAGCAAGTCCCTCGGCGGCTCATGCCCTCGTGGCCGATTTCAGCAATATCGCCGATTGGGACCCCGGCGTAGTCTCAGCTGAGCGCCTCGACTCCGGCCAGCTGGGCGTCGGTTCTCGATTCCGGGTGGTCACCGCATTCGGGCCTCGTCGCATCCCGCTTGAGTATGAGGTACTTGAGTGGGATTTTGATCATCGAGCGGTGTTGGAAGCCCGCACCCGAGACTTCCGTTCCTACGACGTGATTAGCACGGCACCGACCCCGCTGGGATCGGCGGTCACGTATGACGCTCTGCTCGAACTGAACGGTCTTCGCAAGGTTCTCGACCCGGCGCTCAACGTGACGTTCCAGCTCGTCGGCCGACGAGCAGAGGCGGGCATGCGCAGGGCATTGCGCGCCGCCGCAGCGCGATGA
- a CDS encoding acetyltransferase, translating into MTQTMPRISAPSAPPSSWPAPKHIPALDGIRAIAVLGVLVFHGSATWLPGGFLGVDVFFVLSGFLITSILLTEMRQYGRIKFGQFYLRRARRLLPALFLVLAFTAVLVLLFAHDAAERFRTDVLPALTYVTNWANIFGGQSYFEATGRPPMLLHLWSLAIEEQFYVIWPAVLFFAYRWRGRGGVRRVAIIGAIVSTLLMTVLSFVMNMPGEADPSRLYFGTDTHAMGILAGAALATVWRPSALPRRLALAPTAILTAIGAGALAAIIWSYANVAEGSTLLFRGGFLIFSVACAVLIAVASHPAVSASQILGMQPLRYLGERSYGLYLWHWPIFMVLRPGIDIGWTGLAAFILQMSLTLLLAELSYRYVEMPVRDGALGRIWQQWRSEGIPFAIGRVAIVAAASFTLIAGLTMGVRSITPVDANTYLGGATAVGDEVLTPQQPSTESGTADGSQSTNATDSNVADPSQVVGPGADLNTLKVTAVGDSVMLGARVAVERDLPKATLDAAVSRQATEMYQRIRQRKAAGKLASVVVIHAGTNGPAYKQDLFPLLRDLSDRQRVVLVSTHMPNKWMADSNNSIQAAAAQFPNVRVADWAAASAGHREYFVFDGTHLTMAGGRAYAATIGDAITAP; encoded by the coding sequence ATGACACAAACGATGCCGCGGATCAGCGCGCCTAGCGCTCCCCCGTCCTCGTGGCCTGCCCCCAAACACATTCCCGCCCTCGACGGCATCCGCGCGATCGCTGTCCTCGGGGTGCTCGTCTTCCACGGATCGGCCACCTGGCTACCCGGCGGATTCCTCGGCGTCGATGTCTTCTTCGTCCTCTCCGGCTTCCTCATCACCTCCATCTTGCTGACGGAGATGCGCCAGTACGGGCGGATCAAGTTCGGCCAGTTCTATCTGCGTCGGGCACGGCGGCTGCTTCCAGCGCTCTTCCTCGTCCTGGCATTCACGGCAGTACTTGTCCTGTTGTTCGCCCACGACGCAGCAGAACGCTTCCGCACAGACGTACTTCCCGCCCTCACCTACGTGACCAACTGGGCGAATATCTTCGGCGGCCAGTCGTATTTCGAGGCCACCGGCCGACCACCCATGCTGCTGCATCTGTGGTCGTTGGCGATCGAAGAGCAGTTCTACGTCATCTGGCCGGCAGTACTGTTCTTCGCCTATCGCTGGCGCGGTCGTGGCGGTGTGCGGCGCGTGGCCATCATCGGCGCGATCGTTTCCACCCTGCTCATGACGGTGCTCAGTTTCGTGATGAACATGCCTGGCGAGGCCGACCCGAGCCGGCTGTACTTCGGTACCGATACACACGCCATGGGAATCCTGGCCGGCGCCGCACTTGCCACGGTGTGGCGACCGTCAGCGTTACCCCGCCGACTTGCGCTCGCGCCGACGGCGATCCTCACCGCAATTGGCGCTGGCGCCCTCGCGGCAATCATCTGGTCCTACGCCAATGTCGCCGAGGGGTCGACACTGCTGTTCCGAGGTGGATTCCTCATCTTCTCAGTCGCCTGTGCGGTTCTGATCGCGGTAGCCAGCCACCCCGCCGTCTCGGCGTCGCAGATCCTGGGTATGCAGCCACTGCGATACCTGGGCGAGCGATCCTACGGCCTCTACCTTTGGCATTGGCCGATCTTCATGGTGCTGCGCCCTGGCATTGATATCGGCTGGACCGGCCTGGCCGCGTTCATCCTGCAGATGTCGCTGACATTGCTGCTGGCGGAGCTTTCCTACCGCTACGTCGAAATGCCAGTCCGCGACGGTGCGCTCGGTCGCATCTGGCAGCAATGGCGCAGCGAAGGGATTCCCTTCGCGATCGGTCGAGTGGCGATCGTCGCTGCGGCCAGCTTCACCCTGATCGCCGGCCTGACAATGGGCGTGCGCTCGATCACCCCCGTTGACGCCAACACCTACCTCGGCGGAGCCACCGCCGTCGGTGACGAGGTCCTCACGCCGCAGCAACCGTCAACGGAGAGCGGCACGGCCGATGGATCACAGTCGACAAATGCAACTGATAGCAACGTGGCCGACCCATCCCAAGTCGTTGGTCCAGGCGCTGACCTGAACACTCTGAAGGTCACCGCAGTCGGTGACTCAGTGATGCTCGGGGCTCGGGTTGCAGTCGAGCGCGATCTTCCCAAGGCCACGCTTGACGCGGCTGTGAGTCGGCAGGCCACCGAGATGTACCAGCGCATTCGCCAACGCAAGGCCGCCGGCAAGCTCGCATCGGTCGTCGTGATACACGCCGGGACTAACGGTCCGGCCTACAAGCAGGACCTGTTCCCCCTTCTTCGTGACCTTTCCGACCGCCAGCGGGTGGTGCTGGTCTCGACCCACATGCCGAACAAGTGGATGGCCGACTCGAATAACTCGATCCAGGCGGCCGCTGCGCAGTTCCCCAACGTGCGGGTTGCCGACTGGGCCGCAGCGTCAGCAGGCCATCGGGAGTACTTCGTCTTCGATGGCACTCACCTGACGATGGCGGGGGGACGGGCCTACGCAGCCACGATCGGTGACGCCATTACGGCTCCGTGA